Part of the uncultured Tolumonas sp. genome is shown below.
CGCCGATGATTATCTGGCAAAACCCTTTAATCCGCGTGAATTGCTGGCACGCATTAAGGCGGTATTACGCCGTGCCAATCTGATGCCAGAAGTGCAAGAGGCGCTGCCTGAGCGTTTGCATTTTGATCATTGGCAGTTGGATCTGGCGCGTCGCGAGCTGGTGGATGAATTCGGTGTCGCGATCAGCCTTTCTACTGCCGAATTTGATCTGCTGAAAGTATTTCTGGAGCGACCAAAGCGCGTGCTCAGTCGTGATCAACTGCTGGATATGGCGCGCGGGCGGGAAGCACAAGCGTTTGACCGCGCGATTGATACGCTAGTGAGTCGTTTACGGCGTAAATTGGAAATTGACCCGAAAAAACCGGAACTGATCAAAACTGTTTGGGGTGGTGGTTATATGTTCAGTGCTGAGGTACGGCATGAGCACTGATTTTCCCGCCTTGTGGCGACGTTGGTCGCCACAAAGTATTACTGCGCAGATCCTGTTGTTGGCACTGGCCGGGTTAATTCTGGCACAGGTATTAGGCTTACAGATTTACCGTTCTGAACGGGATGAAGCCTTGGGGTTGGTTAATAGCCGCAACGCCATGATCCGGCTCTCTTCGGTGGTGCGTCTGCTTAGCAGTTCACCACCGGAATTGCATGAAGAGATTTTGCGCGCTAGTCGTAGCGAAACACTGATGATGCGTATCCAAGATGTGCCGTTATCACCCAGCGAACATAACCAGCAATATGAAGACGTGTTACGTCGCCTGCTCGATTATCCGAATAATCTCAGTGTGCAGATCAGTGCGGAACGAGTCAGAGATCAACTGCCACCGACCATGTTCCAGCAGATGCATCAGCAGATGCGTGACGGGCAGGGGCATAACCGTACCGGATTACCGCCACCACCCTTCTGGCAGCGTGATGTGCGGTTGTATGGCTCGGTGGAGTTGCTGGATGGCCGCTGGCTGAATTTCAGTTCATTGGCCGATCGGGAACCACCGACCTGGTCGCTAAGTTCATTACTGAGTTTACTGCTGGTGGCTTTGCTGATTGGTGCCGTGCTGGTGGTGTTATTACGTCGCATCACGCGGCCATTAAAACTGTTGGTACAACAGGCGGAACAGTTTGGGCGTGGGGCGGCCATT
Proteins encoded:
- a CDS encoding ATP-binding protein, which produces MSTDFPALWRRWSPQSITAQILLLALAGLILAQVLGLQIYRSERDEALGLVNSRNAMIRLSSVVRLLSSSPPELHEEILRASRSETLMMRIQDVPLSPSEHNQQYEDVLRRLLDYPNNLSVQISAERVRDQLPPTMFQQMHQQMRDGQGHNRTGLPPPPFWQRDVRLYGSVELLDGRWLNFSSLADREPPTWSLSSLLSLLLVALLIGAVLVVLLRRITRPLKLLVQQAEQFGRGAAIPPLSESGPLEVAETLAAFNRMQLRLNRFVQDRTQMLAAISHDLRTPLTSLRLRCEFLPDGEDRDRMLQTLAQMESMLHATLSFARDEHQGEENRNVDLVSLLHSLCDDYEDNGQPVECYAEGKRVYQCRPEVLRRVLQNLINNALKYAGDAEVSLESTATAILIRVRDHGEGIPDDQLEAVFKPFFRLDTARNTEDGSVGLGLAIARTLIHQHGGELRLSNAPDGGLLAEIQLPL
- a CDS encoding response regulator, producing the protein MNQTLPHILVVDDHAEIRDLLKRFLEQHGFKVTCARDGKEMKRLLENGHFTLLVLDLMLPGEDGLTLCRDLRARSSLPVVMLTAMGEEMDRIIGLEMGADDYLAKPFNPRELLARIKAVLRRANLMPEVQEALPERLHFDHWQLDLARRELVDEFGVAISLSTAEFDLLKVFLERPKRVLSRDQLLDMARGREAQAFDRAIDTLVSRLRRKLEIDPKKPELIKTVWGGGYMFSAEVRHEH